A region from the Triticum aestivum cultivar Chinese Spring chromosome 3D, IWGSC CS RefSeq v2.1, whole genome shotgun sequence genome encodes:
- the LOC123075919 gene encoding uncharacterized protein → MMTPRFVNEVRRTRLLPGAMTTGAPPRDTATPATRAPAQAASTPLRACRYLVIMGYNVGCLLIYKRPRVQRVRLRHYKYPTHTTTPSPRVTQLVQNIRHKHNTHNDEKPYHFDAQGIDIKATVTVRASTVEAWISRVWTNFLRDAERKLVGLDTEFSNPVFGKRQKDLPKEQKQRAAVLQLCVANECLVYHIVHARRIPAMLRMFIADKDIVFCGAGISQDQEMLGYYGLNIASSFDLQERVEIPKSICSKPTPSLIDLSNYLLGTKLTKDGESERLRRSGWGAFPLTLERIRYAAVDARLSFEVARRHFRSASYDRPGDRLNSS, encoded by the coding sequence AtgatgacaccgagatttgttaacgaggttcggcgaactcgcctactccccggggcaatgactacgggcgctcctccccgagataccgcaacaccggccacccgggcgccggcacaagccgccAGCACCCCCTTGCGAGCCTGTCGCTATCTAGTCATCATGGGTTACAACGTGGGGTGCCTCCTCATATATAAGAGGCCAAGGGTACAACGTGTCCGACTCCGACACTACAAGTATCCTACCCACACTACAACACCAAGTCCAAGAGTAACCCAACTAGTACAAAATATTCGACACAAACACAACACACACAATGACGAAAAGCCGTACCACTTCGACGCTCAGGGCATCGACATCAAAGCGACCGTCACCGTCCGAGCATCCACGGTAGAGGCGTGGATATCGCGCGTGTGGACCAACTTCCTCCGGGACGCCGAGAGGAAGCTCGTCGGCCTCGACACCGAGTTCAGCAACCCCGTCTTCGGGAAGAGGCAGAAGGACCTGCCAAAGGAACAGAAGCAGCGCGCCGCCGTGCTCCAGCTCTGCGTCGCCAACGAGTGCCTGGTGTACCACATCGTGCACGCGAGGCGCATACCGGCAATGCTCAGGATGTTTATCGCCGACAAGGACATCGTCTTCTGCGGAGCCGGGATCAGCCAGGACCAGGAGATGCTGGGCTACTACGGGCTGAACATCGCGTCTTCCTTCGACCTGCAGGAGCGCGTTGAGATTCCAAAGAGCATCTGCAGCAAGCCTACCCCATCGTTGATTGATTTATCGAACTACCTGCTGGGAACAAAGCTCACCAAGGATGGGGAGAGCGAGAGGTTAAGGAGGTCGGGATGGGGTGCGTTCCCGTTGACCCTTGAACGGATCAGGTATGCGGCGGTTGATGCTCGTCTGAGCTTCGAGGTCGCTAGGAGGCATTTCCGATCTGCTTCCTACGATCGCCCTGGCGACCGCTTAAATTCGTCGTGA
- the LOC123075921 gene encoding uncharacterized protein, which produces MEDSAAAMAAALPNDVLLEILLRLDDAADLFRCATACKRLRGLVIDSSFLLRRWPEHVRPSLAGLFIKDRGRYQGSKVLVPTPRSELGPGRRRALSCFVPGISARLLYHAVPLFSSRGLLLARLAPKDTSWSVVHLAVCNLLTGTCDVLLPIQLGLASLSPASPAGERSGCAIVTGTDYRRSSSDDEEPRGNSPLFKVIVLTVSCKDDLKFYLNTFSSDEPSWRAMRTVSFGATIDANASGSFCQSDAVVRHGTAHWLFRNETARCFCLVGVNAQSGHVSFTRLPVPMMTEVDYPCLCSGSATDGTLSVPHMQWGGSPVELMIQPRKENQGRERLYIVGEKCGKLIVKDRRGRVYTGNLSTGAMEEVADWPRMCHINTPNVVPWRWIGRRSLFPALVP; this is translated from the coding sequence ATGGAAGACTCGGCGGCGGCAATGGCGGCCGCCCTCCCAAACGACGTCCTCCTCGAGATCCTGCTCCGACTGGACGACGCGGCCGACCTCTTCCGCTGCGCCACCGCGTGCAAGCGACTGCGCGGCCTCGTCATCGATTCATCCTTCCTCCTGCGCCGGTGGCCGGAGCACGTGCGCCCATCCTTGGCCGGATTGTTCATCAAGGATCGGGGCCGTTATCAAGGGTCCAAGGTGCTCGTCCCGACGCCGCGGTCCGAGCTGGGTCCAGGCCGCCGCCGTGCCCTCAGCTGCTTCGTTCCCGGCATCTCTGCACGCCTATTATACCACGCGGTGCCGCTGTTCTCGAGTCGCGGCCTCCTGCTCGCGCGCCTCGCCCCCAAGGACACAAGTTGGAGCGTCGTCCACCTGGCTGTCTGCAACCTGCTCACCGGCACATGCGACGTGCTCCTTCCTATACAGCTAGGTCTCGCGTCCCTCTCCCCTGCCTCCCCTGCCGGCGAGCGTAGCGGCTGCGCCATCGTGACCGGCACGGACTATCGCCGTTCcagcagcgacgacgaggaaccacgGGGCAATTCACCACTCTTCAAAGTGATAGTCCTCACCGTCAGCTGCAAGGACGACCTCAAGTTCTACCTTAACACGTTCTCGTCCGACGAACCGAGCTGGAGAGCCATGCGCACGGTGTCCTTTGGCGCTACCATAGACGCCAATGCCTCCGGGTCGTTCTGTCAGAGCGATGCCGTCGTGCGCCACGGCACCGCGCACTGGCTATTTCGTAACGAGACGGCGCGGTGTTTCTGCCTTGTTGGAGTGAACGCCCAGAGCGGCCATGTCTCCTTCACGAGGCTCCCCGTCCCGATGATGACCGAAGTAGATTACCCGTGCCTTTGCTCAGGCTCAGCCACCGATGGCACGCTCTCGGTGCCACACATGCAATGGGGAGGTTCCCCGGTCGAGCTAATGATACAGCCTAGAAAAGAGAATCAAGGAAGAGAAAGGTTATACATTGTGGGAGAGAAGTGTGGTAAATTGATTGTGAAGGACAGGCGCGGACGCGTGTACACAGGCAACCTCTCGACCGGGGcaatggaggaggtggcggactggCCTCGCATGTGCCACATCAACACTCCGAATGTTGTGCCTTGGAGATGGATTGGCCGGCGTTCTTTGTTTCCCGCCTTGGTACCATAA
- the LOC123080966 gene encoding protein FLX-like 3 has protein sequence MAGRQRIGRQYYEEPWGFRDGPPPRLARERSISPRRIEGELSSRRGEIRRIHDDNQRLADEIVGLRQAMSRLKEDLHSSSQVIPKLRAEKELESRELTQRNLKLEAELRSLEPLRQDALHLRSEVGTLESLRQELNAKVQGLTKELEQQSSENQRIPAMIAERDDLRQELIRARAALDYEKNAKPELMAQVQAVEKDLVTMAQESEKLRAEIEKRRAPPPRVSGYGAYGPPPGMGVQGMYDGGYNTYTDRRYGTGGGPWDPPSYPRP, from the exons ATGGCAGGGAGACAGCGCATAGGTCGCCAGTACTATGAGGAACCATGGGGATTTCGTGATGGCCCCCCTCCTCGACTTGCCCGGGAAAGGTCTATCTCACCACGACGCATCGAAGGAGAGCTGTCTAGCCGCCGTGGTGAGATACGCAGAATCCATGATGACAACCAACGTCTGGCGGATGAAATTGTTGGACTCAGGCAAGCAATGTCCCGTTTGAAAGAAGATCTCCATTCCTCAAGTCAGGTTATACCTAAGCTCCGTGCAGAGAAAGAACTTGAATCGAGGGAGCTGACTCAGAGGAACCTGAAGCTGGAAGCTGAGCTGCGCTCCTTAGAACCCCTTAGGCAAGATGCCTTGCATCTACGATCTGAAGTAGGTACGCTAGAGTCTTTGAGGCAAGAGCTGAACGCAAAGGTGCAGGGTCTGACAAAGGAGCTTGAGCAACAGAGCTCTGAAAACCAGCGCATACCTGCCATGATTGCTGAACGTGATGATCTGCGGCAGGAACTAATTCGTGCTAG GGCGGCTCTTGATTATGAGAAGAATGCAAAGCCAGAGCTGATGGCACAGGTGCAGGCAGTGGAGAAGGATCTTGTGACTATGGCTCAGGAGTCTGAGAAGCTTAGGGCTGAAATTGAGAAGAGAAGGGCACCACCACCTA GGGTCAGCGGCTATGGAGCTTACGGACCACCTCCTGGGATGGGCGTGCAAGGCATGTACGACGGCGGCTACAATACCTACACAGACAGGCGCTACGGTACGGGTGGTGGACCATGGGACCCCCCTAGCTACCCGCGCCCTTGA
- the LOC123075922 gene encoding berberine bridge enzyme-like Cyn d 4, with protein MPRLNAYVRNPRFLANTTVRPLYLVMPTNAGHVQDAVRCGRRHNMSIRVRSGGHDYEGLSYRSVNASDFAVLDLSELRTVLVDSQTSTAWVESGATLGELYYAIGNVSDVLGFPDGVCPTVGVGGHFSGGGFGTLMRKHGLAVDNVVDAELVVANGTVLNRTTMGEDVFWAIRGGGGSFGVVLKWQVGLVTIPATVSVFKEAVSDSEGAVDKVTRWQKVALALPGELYLRVRVQEKKADFRASFLGGCDDLRRVMNRSLGLNGADCKEMTWVESVAYIWLSSNATREDLLSRNTSKSESPNSFKATTDYVRQAIPRDAWAEIFGKLV; from the coding sequence ATGCCGCGGCTCAACGCCTACGTCAGGAACCCAAGGTTCCTGGCGAATACCACCGTGAGGCCTCTCTACTTGGTCATGCCGACGAACGCCGGCCACGTGCAGGACGCCGTTCGCTGCGGCCGCCGGCACAACATGTCCATCCGCGTGCGCAGCGGCGGGCACGACTACGAGGGCCTGTCGTACCGGTCCGTGAACGCCAGCGACTTCGCGGTGCTCGACCTGTCGGAGCTCCGCACCGTGCTCGTCGACAGCCAGACGTCGACGGCGTGGGTGGAGTCCGGCGCGACCCTTGGCGAGCTCTACTATGCCATCGGCAACGTGAGCGACGTGCTGGGGTTCCCGGACGGCGTGTGCCCGACCGTCGGCGTCGGAGGCCATTtcagcggcggcggcttcggcacgCTGATGCGCAAGCACGGGCTGGCCGTCGACAACGTCGTCGACGCCGAGCTGGTGGTCGCCAATGGGACGGTCCTGAACAGGACCACCATGGGGGAAGACGTCTTTTGGGCCATCCGAGGCGGCGGAGGGAGCTTCGGCGTCGTGCTAAAGTGGCAGGTGGGATTGGTGACCATCCCGGCGACGGTGTCGGTGTTCAAGGAGGCGGTGTCGGACAGCGAGGGCGCCGTGGACAAGGTCACCAGGTGGCAGAAGGTGGCGCTGGCCCTGCCGGGCGAACTGTACCTCAGGGTGCGCGTCCAGGAAAAGAAGGCCGACTTCCGGGCCTCGTTCCTCGGCGGCTGCGACGACCTCCGGCGGGTGATGAACCGCAGCCTGGGGTTGAACGGCGCCGACTGCAAGGAGATGACCTGGGTCGAGTCCGTGGCCTACATCTGGCTGAGCAGCAACGCGACCCGGGAGGACCTCCTGAGCCGGAACACCTCCAAGTCCGAATCCCCCAACAGCTTCAAGGCGACGACCGACTACGTCCGGCAGGCCATTCCCAGGGACGCGTGGGCCGAGATCTTCGGCAAGCTGGTGTAG